The Aedes albopictus strain Foshan chromosome 1, AalbF5, whole genome shotgun sequence genomic interval TCCGGAGCAATCTATTGCTGCCGTCATCGGTCCCGAAAATTATGCAAACGTTGGAAACATTGTTCGGGAGCCCAGAGCGACTGGTACAGTCGCTGCTTATCAAGGTTCGTAACGTGCCTACTCCGAAAGCTGAAAGGTTAGAGACGTTGGTAAACTTCGGTCTCGTCGTTCAGAACCTTGTTGGGCATCTTCAGGCCGCCAATCAACATGCCCATCTGAACAATCCAACACTTCTACAGGAGTTGGTGGATAAGTTGCCGCCACATCTCCGACTAGATTGGGCGCTTTACAAAAGAAACGCTGGACAAGTAGACTTGGGATCATTTTGCGACTACATGACTGCAATCACGTCTGCTGCCAGTGATGTGGCGCATTTCACCGACTTTGATGGAGTTCGACCCTGCGGACAGGACAAGCAGAAAAAAGAGAAAGCGTTCGTCAATGCTCATGTGTCTGAGCCCCGGAAGCTTGAGCAGCATGGAAAGAAAGTTGTCACTCAGGACAGGCCGTGTTACGTGTGCCAAAGCGTTAAACACCGAGTCAAAGACTGCAGCAAGTTTAAATCTTTGTCGCTCGGAGAACGGTTGAAAACTGTTGAAACACACCAGCTTTGCGCAGTCTGCCTAGTGCCTCATGGAAGATGGGTCTGCAAGTCAGCGCGAACTTGTGGTATCGGAGATTGCACCAAACAACACCATCCATCACTTCATCCATGTCAGTCGGCCGCCACTAAACCGACCGCTCCTGAAAGTTCAGGAGCTCGTGCAAAATCCGATGCCACGATCAACGTTCATCGTGGAAACCAAAGCGCGACGATATTTCGTGTAATCCCGGTGGTGCTGTACGGTAAGGATGCCAAACTGTCGACCTTTGCATTTCTGGATGAAGGTTCGTCGTCGACGTTAATCGACAGAGAAGTTGCCGATCTGCTGAACCTTGGTGGGACATCGCAGCCACTTTGTTTAACGTGGACAGGGAAGGTGGCTCGTCACGAAAAAGACTCTCGACTGGTCAGTTTGGAAATTTCCGGTGAGAACAGCAGCAGAAGTTTCCCGTTGTCCGGTGTCAGCACAGTGAGGCAGCTAGATCTTCCTGTACAGACTATGCAGTATGAAGAATTAGCTAGAAAGTATCCCTATTTGTCCGGGCTTCCGGTGAGAAGCTATGAGGAAGCCGCGCCGCGTATCCTGATTGGACTAGACAATATAAAGTTGTCGCTACCCCTCAAGACACGCGGAGGACAGCTAGACGGTCCGGTGGCGGCTAAAACGAGGCTCGGATGGACGATCTTCGGGAGCATCGACAATGCGAAGGTGGATTCTTTGTCTCCTGTTTTCCACATTTGTAAGAGTGCAGAAGAAAGTAGCCTTCACGACCTAGTTAAAGGCTATTTTGCAACGGAGAATCTTGGGGTTTCGGTCACGTGTGGTCCAGAAGCTGAAGAAGATCGCCGAGCAAAGGAAATTCTGCAACGAACGACGATCAAGCGTGCCGACGGTCATTACGAAACTGGATTGTTATGGCGGTACGATATCATGGAGCTACCACCTAGCTATAGTATGGCTGAGCGTCGACTGATTTGCCTTGAGACGAAGCTGAGAAAATATCCGGAACTACAAGCGAGTTTGGACAAACAGATTACCGAATATCAGAGCAAAGGTTACGCTCACAAAGCAACGGCTGAGGAATTGGAGTTAAACGATCCTCTTCGAACGTGGTACCTCCCACTCGGAGTGGTAACAAACCCCAGGAAGCCCGGGAAGGTGAGAATCATTTGGGATGCGGCGGCCAAGGCGCATGGAGTGTCTCTGAACGATATGCTCCTCAAGGGACCGGACCTTCTCACTTCGTTGCCAGCTGTGTTATGTCGTTTTCGGCAGCGAAAGATTGCAATTGCAGGTGACATCCGCGAGATGTATCACCAGCTGAAGATTAGACGAGAAGATCGGCAGGTTCAGCGGTTTCTGTACAGAAGTGACACGACGAAGAAACCAGACGTATTCGTGATGGACGTGGCCACGTTTGGCTCGACATGTTCGCCCTGTTCGGCCAACTTTGTCAAGAACAAGAACGCGATGGAATGGAAAGACGATTATCCAGAAGCGGCGACAGCGGTAGTTGAAAACCACTATGTGGACGATTACCTGGATAGTCGAGATTCAGAGGACGACATGGTGAAACTGGCCACGGACGTGCGAATGATCCAGGAAAGCGCCGGATTTGAACTGCGAAACTGGCGATCCAACTCCAAGAAAGTGCTGCAACTCATGGGTGAAGAAGTAACGGACCGCAGAAAGGATTTCAGCGTCGATAAAGAAAGCCAAATGGAACGCGTCCTAGGCATGGTCTGGCTACCCGACGAGGATGTTTTTGTGTATTCCGTGAAGTTACCGAATGATTCCGACTGCCCAGACTCAACAAACACCATCACGAAACGAAGTGTCCTTAGATTCGTAATGAGTGTGTTTGATCCGCTTGGACTAATATCAAACCTGCTCATCCATGGTAAGATGCTGATCCAAGACCTTTGGAGGGCTAAGGTTGGATGGGACGAGGCTATTCCAGCTGAAATATCCAAGCAGTGGGAACGATGGATCGCACAGCTTTCCAAACTGGACCAAATTCGGATCCCGCGTTGCTATTTTCCCGGATACGATCCGGATAGTTTCCAAACGATGCAGTTACATGTATTCGTGGATGCGAGTGAGTCGGCCTTCGCTTGTGTCGCCTACTTTCGGATCGTCGATCGCGGCCAGCCAAGATGTACATTGGTAGCCTCCAAGGCGAAAGTTGCTCCCTTAATCTCGATGTCCGTTCCTAGATTGGAACTGCAAGCGGCGGTCATTGGTAGCCGTTTAGCAAAATCCATTGCCGAGTACCACACGATTCCCGTGCGACGCAGATTTTTCTGGAGCGACTCCACAACAGTCCTAGCGTGGATAAACTCGGATACAAGGAGGTATCGCCAGTATGTAGCAGTGCGTATTGGAGAGATCCTAGAAGAAACGGAACCTGAAGAGTGGCGTTGGATCGGAACAAAGCTTAACATTGCAGACGACGCTACAAAATGGGGAAAGGGTCCCACAATGCAAATGGAGAGTCATTGGTTCACTGGACCTGATTTTCTGATCCAGTCGGAGAGCAACTGGCCGCATCATCGGCCGTTATCAACGGGCACTAAAGAAGAACTGCGTGCTATACATGTACACCGAACAATACTAATACAACCAATTATCAAGTATGACCGGTTTTCTAAGTGGGAACGAATGCTTCGCGCCATGGCATTTGTATACTCCTTTATGGATCGTCTGCGGAAACCCGTTAAGAACGAGACCGATTCGCAATTGAAGCAAGAAGACTTGGTACGGGCGGAAAGGACGTTGTGGCGGCTCGCTCAAGCAGAAGCATACGCTGACGAGATTGCTGCTCTTGAGCAAATGAAAACGTCCGAAAACAGCAAACCTTTGAAATTGGAAAACAGTAGTCCTATCAAACAACTATCACCGTTTCTGGATGAGTTCGGCGTCATACGCATGCAAGGTCGAACAGAGGCCTGTGCGCTAGCACCGTATGATGCGCGGTTTCCTGTAATATTGCCAAAAAACCATCGGGTAACTGAGCTCTTGGTAGACTGGTACCACAAACGTCTTGGTCACCACAACAGTGAAACCGTGGTGAACGAAATACGTCAAAGGTATCACATTTCGGCTCTTCGGACGATGGTGCGACAGGTGGCGAAGCAGTGTCAGTGGTGCACTGTGTACAAGGCACATCCAGTAGTGCCTAGAATGGCACCTCTTCCAGAAGCCCGCGTGACTCCGTTCGTTCGCCCTTTCTCGTTGGTTGGAATTGATTATTTCGGGCcgtttttgataaaaatcggccgTAGTCAGGTGAAACGCTGGGTGGCTCTCTTCACATGTTTGGTGATTAGAGCAGTACATCTGGAAGTAGCCGCGTCACTATCTACGGAATCCTGTAAGTTAGCTCTGCGGCGGTTCATCGCGCGGCGAGGTGCACCGACACAAATCTACACTGACCATGGAACAAATTTTGTCGGTGCCAGTCGAGAGCTGGCCGGAGAGATAGCTGCAATGAATCGCGAGTTGTCAGAGACGTTCACCGATACTAGAACACGCTGGTTCTTCATCCCGCCGTCCTCCCCGCACATGGGAGGTGCATGGGAGAGGATGGTCAGAGCGGTGAAAATAGCTATGGAGTCCATCAACAAATCTCGCGCTCCATCAGAAGAAGTATTTCACACAATACTCTGCGATGCGGAAGCGATGGTCAACTCAAGACCATTGACTTATGTGCCACTGGAGACGTCGGACCAAGAGGCTTTAACTCCGAATCACTTTATTCTTCTGAGTTCAAATGGGGTTAAGCAGCAGGAAAAAGCACTCACTACGGAAGGTGAAGCCCTGCGAAACGGATGGAATCTTTGTCGTTTTGTCCTGGATCAGTTCTGGGCAAGATAGATTCGGGAGTATCTACCGGACTTGACTCGACGGACCAAGTGGCAAGAAGATGTGAAGCCTATCCAAGAAGGTGATGTCGTTTTCATCGTGGGCGAGGCTATTCGCAATCAATGGCCTCGAGGCAAGGTGTTGAAGgtcatccctggaaaagatggtcGTACTCGACAAGTGGATGTTCAGACCGCTACAGGAATTCTTCGCCGTCCCGTAGCGAAGCTAGCCGTGCTGGACGTACATCCGAAAGGTAATCCTGCTGGATCGGAGCAGCATTACGGGGAGGGGGATGTTGCGGGAGGCGTTACAACCGTCAGCGCGGCAGCAGAAATGGACCACAGGGATGCTGCAGGTTTGACGGACGGCTTGTCACCCGTTAGCTTTAATGGTATGAGTAGATGAAGATAGCTCCAAATGTCAGGTAGAATAAACAAA includes:
- the LOC134289589 gene encoding uncharacterized protein LOC134289589 — its product is MMPTTTRAAAAKANAGRPQSVCEKCKKSDHVAGMVACDKCHRWYHRTCMEMTETLDGKWTCKGCIYTVTISDPSMSGKSSSSSRSARVRLQLMRLEEEKKAQEKALEEKAAIEKKYLEDKYALLLAEAEEDEGSQRSRRSRVSRSNHSVQQWIQGLDGAAGGNPVSVNDIEDIFPPVSIGTGIPVASSGQGGGMLTKYTGTLPKVPSNPTNERARSGDKQPTSRPAIEWATDHAGTGGRGSVAGVNNPITASTPIRSAEAVRSSRSMYIQPLFTQPVYTQPACAQSAMPPPILPKLVPRPALPTFLFAEPLSKPPPPQSRVSFPCISEASLLQANDKRPAVSIIDLPPSSSTPQQQTDVQLEEAATSQLPSVSQSSQEPVIQQQAIVQPTPTTQASVNPLLPQQLHTQQQQSRSAASVRFDEWSLPPSALRAPLSYTPPRPPPVDFDAMSEDSSVHQTMSSHRSPQQPAQSHVTQQHQMQDQQAMWGYFQQQLSARQVVPKELPTFTGNPEEWPLFISSYRNSTAMCGYSQAENLMRLQKCLRGKALEAVRSNLLLPSSVPKIMQTLETLFGSPERLVQSLLIKVRNVPTPKAERLETLVNFGLVVQNLVGHLQAANQHAHLNNPTLLQELVDKLPPHLRLDWALYKRNAGQVDLGSFCDYMTAITSAASDVAHFTDFDGVRPCGQDKQKKEKAFVNAHVSEPRKLEQHGKKVVTQDRPCYVCQSVKHRVKDCSKFKSLSLGERLKTVETHQLCAVCLVPHGRWVCKSARTCGIGDCTKQHHPSLHPCQSAATKPTAPESSGARAKSDATINVHRGNQSATIFRVIPVVLYGKDAKLSTFAFLDEGSSSTLIDREVADLLNLGGTSQPLCLTWTGKVARHEKDSRLVSLEISGENSSRSFPLSGVSTVRQLDLPVQTMQYEELARKYPYLSGLPVRSYEEAAPRILIGLDNIKLSLPLKTRGGQLDGPVAAKTRLGWTIFGSIDNAKVDSLSPVFHICKSAEESSLHDLVKGYFATENLGVSVTCGPEAEEDRRAKEILQRTTIKRADGHYETGLLWRYDIMELPPSYSMAERRLICLETKLRKYPELQASLDKQITEYQSKGYAHKATAEELELNDPLRTWYLPLGVVTNPRKPGKVRIIWDAAAKAHGVSLNDMLLKGPDLLTSLPAVLCRFRQRKIAIAGDIREMYHQLKIRREDRQVQRFLYRSDTTKKPDVFVMDVATFGSTCSPCSANFVKNKNAMEWKDDYPEAATAVVENHYVDDYLDSRDSEDDMVKLATDVRMIQESAGFELRNWRSNSKKVLQLMGEEVTDRRKDFSVDKESQMERVLGMVWLPDEDVFVYSVKLPNDSDCPDSTNTITKRSVLRFVMSVFDPLGLISNLLIHGKMLIQDLWRAKVGWDEAIPAEISKQWERWIAQLSKLDQIRIPRCYFPGYDPDSFQTMQLHVFVDASESAFACVAYFRIVDRGQPRCTLVASKAKVAPLISMSVPRLELQAAVIGSRLAKSIAEYHTIPVRRRFFWSDSTTVLAWINSDTRRYRQYVAVRIGEILEETEPEEWRWIGTKLNIADDATKWGKGPTMQMESHWFTGPDFLIQSESNWPHHRPLSTGTKEELRAIHVHRTILIQPIIKYDRFSKWERMLRAMAFVYSFMDRLRKPVKNETDSQLKQEDLVRAERTLWRLAQAEAYADEIAALEQMKTSENSKPLKLENSSPIKQLSPFLDEFGVIRMQGRTEACALAPYDARFPVILPKNHRVTELLVDWYHKRLGHHNSETVVNEIRQRYHISALRTMVRQVAKQCQWCTVYKAHPVVPRMAPLPEARVTPFVRPFSLVGIDYFGPFLIKIGRSQVKRWVALFTCLVIRAVHLEVAASLSTESCKLALRRFIARRGAPTQIYTDHGTNFVGASRELAGEIAAMNRELSETFTDTRTRWFFIPPSSPHMGGAWERMVRAVKIAMESINKSRAPSEEVFHTILCDAEAMVNSRPLTYVPLETSDQEALTPNHFILLSSNGVKQQEKALTTEGEALRNGWNLCRFVLDQFWAR